A genomic stretch from Bacillus sp. N1-1 includes:
- the yhbY gene encoding ribosome assembly RNA-binding protein YhbY, with protein sequence MLTGKQKRFLRAKANRLNPIFQVGKGGVNENMTKQIEEALETRELIKVSILQNCEEDRNSVGEQLSTETGAELVQIIGNMIVLYKESEENKEILLP encoded by the coding sequence ATGTTAACAGGTAAACAAAAACGTTTTTTACGCGCAAAAGCAAATCGTCTCAATCCTATTTTTCAAGTAGGAAAAGGTGGCGTTAATGAAAATATGACGAAGCAAATTGAGGAAGCTTTAGAGACTAGGGAGCTTATTAAAGTAAGCATTCTTCAAAATTGTGAAGAAGATCGTAATAGTGTAGGAGAGCAATTGTCCACTGAAACTGGAGCGGAGCTTGTTCAAATTATCGGAAATATGATTGTACTGTATAAAGAATCAGAAGAGAATAAAGAAATTCTTCTTCCATAA
- the aroE gene encoding shikimate dehydrogenase has product MGKLYGLIGHPVGHSMSPIMHNGEFKALGLSHHYQAFDLSPEQLEDGVEAMKMLDIQGFNVTIPHKVAIIPLLDEVEQEALDIGAVNTVYKRDGKYIGTNTDGKGYLLSLLTLMKVKDLKNKKVLVIGAGGAARAVAVSISRAGVLSLTIANRTLEKAENLTSVCHAYTNANATTLQEAEAMLYHFDIIINTTSIGMSPHLNRMPLSVEGLNKGTVVSDLIYNPIETKWMRLSKQKGAVTDNGISMFVEQGALAFERWTGETPDRERMRNAVLKELGGFSC; this is encoded by the coding sequence ATGGGGAAACTATATGGACTTATTGGTCATCCTGTAGGACACTCGATGTCACCAATTATGCATAATGGTGAATTTAAAGCGCTTGGTTTATCACATCACTACCAGGCATTTGATCTTTCACCAGAACAGTTAGAGGATGGCGTAGAGGCTATGAAGATGCTTGATATTCAGGGATTCAACGTGACCATTCCTCATAAAGTCGCCATTATCCCATTACTAGATGAGGTAGAGCAAGAAGCCCTTGATATCGGTGCTGTAAATACCGTTTACAAGCGTGACGGTAAATATATTGGCACAAACACAGATGGAAAAGGTTACTTACTCTCTTTACTTACCCTAATGAAAGTAAAGGATCTGAAGAACAAAAAAGTCCTTGTGATTGGAGCAGGCGGGGCTGCTCGAGCAGTAGCTGTTAGTATTTCTAGGGCTGGTGTGCTTTCCTTAACGATCGCAAACCGCACCCTTGAGAAAGCGGAGAATCTAACAAGTGTATGTCACGCCTATACAAATGCAAATGCCACAACACTGCAAGAAGCAGAAGCGATGCTTTATCACTTTGACATTATTATCAATACAACATCTATTGGAATGAGCCCACATCTTAATCGGATGCCTTTATCAGTAGAGGGTTTGAATAAGGGTACAGTGGTAAGTGACCTTATTTATAATCCAATTGAAACAAAATGGATGCGACTTTCAAAACAAAAAGGTGCTGTCACAGATAATGGAATTTCCATGTTTGTTGAACAGGGGGCTCTTGCTTTTGAAAGATGGACAGGGGAAACGCCCGATCGAGAAAGAATGAGAAATGCGGTTTTAAAAGAGTTAGGAGGATTTTCATGTTAA
- the yqeH gene encoding ribosome biogenesis GTPase YqeH: MENEQIICAGCGVHIQTEDKNALGYAPPSALKRDVIICQRCFRLKHYNEIQDVSLTDDDFLKILNEISRTDALIVKIVDIFDFNGSWLPGIQRFAGGNPVLLVGNKVDLLPKSVNRAKLVKWMQTSSKENGLKPAEVMLMSADKGDGVMDVAAEIDRLRDGRDVYIIGCTNVGKSTFVNRLIHEFGGDEEQMITTSQFPGTTLDLIDIPLDDGNTLYDTPGIINHHQMAHFVNAEELKLISPKKEIKPKVFQLNEGQTLFFGGLSRLDFVEGGRQSFICHVSNDLYIHRTKIEKADELYRDHLGELLYPPGDQTKKELPALIGHELRIKEEKMDIVFSGLGWVTVSGKGTTVKAYAPEGVGVSIRKSLI; the protein is encoded by the coding sequence TTGGAAAATGAACAAATCATTTGTGCTGGATGTGGCGTACACATTCAAACAGAAGATAAAAATGCATTAGGTTATGCGCCGCCTTCTGCGCTTAAACGTGATGTAATTATCTGTCAGCGCTGTTTTCGTTTGAAGCATTATAATGAAATTCAAGACGTTTCGTTGACAGATGATGATTTTTTAAAGATTCTAAATGAAATTAGTCGGACGGATGCTCTTATTGTCAAAATTGTTGATATTTTTGATTTTAACGGGAGCTGGTTACCAGGTATTCAAAGATTTGCGGGTGGAAATCCCGTATTATTAGTTGGAAACAAGGTGGACCTTCTGCCTAAATCTGTGAACAGAGCAAAGTTAGTAAAATGGATGCAAACAAGTTCAAAAGAAAATGGACTAAAGCCAGCAGAAGTGATGTTAATGAGTGCAGATAAAGGCGATGGTGTAATGGACGTTGCTGCTGAAATTGATCGCTTAAGGGATGGAAGAGACGTTTATATTATTGGCTGTACGAATGTAGGGAAATCAACATTTGTAAACCGACTTATACACGAGTTTGGTGGCGATGAAGAACAAATGATCACAACAAGTCAGTTCCCAGGGACTACGCTTGATTTGATTGATATTCCACTTGATGATGGCAATACCTTATATGACACTCCAGGAATTATTAATCATCATCAGATGGCTCATTTCGTAAATGCCGAAGAATTAAAGTTAATTAGCCCTAAAAAAGAGATCAAGCCAAAAGTATTCCAATTAAATGAAGGTCAGACCCTTTTCTTTGGAGGACTTTCACGTCTTGATTTTGTGGAAGGTGGAAGGCAGTCCTTTATTTGTCATGTGTCGAACGATCTCTATATTCACCGTACGAAGATTGAGAAAGCTGATGAGCTCTATCGAGACCACCTTGGAGAACTTCTGTATCCTCCTGGTGATCAAACGAAAAAAGAGCTTCCTGCTTTAATTGGACATGAGCTTCGAATAAAAGAAGAAAAAATGGATATTGTCTTTTCTGGACTTGGATGGGTAACCGTATCTGGAAAGGGTACAACTGTTAAAGCCTATGCACCTGAAGGCGTTGGCGTCTCAATCAGAAAATCATTAATTTAG
- a CDS encoding YqeG family HAD IIIA-type phosphatase — protein sequence MLNKFLPNEHVQNIFQISPELLKERGVKGIITDLDNTLVEWDRADATPELLKWFRQMSDEGILVTIVSNNNKTRVEKFASPAEVPFIYEARKPMTKAFRKALKDMKLKAEDTVVIGDQIFTDVVGGNRMGLHTILVVPVAKTDGFFTKFNRRMESVFLAYMKRKGKINWEE from the coding sequence TTGCTAAATAAATTTTTGCCAAATGAACATGTGCAAAACATCTTTCAAATAAGCCCGGAGCTACTAAAAGAACGTGGTGTGAAAGGTATTATCACTGATCTTGATAACACTCTTGTTGAGTGGGATCGAGCAGATGCTACGCCTGAATTATTAAAATGGTTTCGACAAATGAGTGACGAAGGTATTCTCGTTACCATCGTTTCAAATAATAATAAGACAAGAGTGGAGAAGTTCGCTTCCCCTGCGGAGGTACCCTTTATATATGAAGCTAGGAAGCCGATGACAAAGGCATTCCGTAAAGCTTTAAAGGACATGAAGCTGAAAGCCGAAGATACAGTTGTCATCGGAGATCAGATCTTTACAGATGTAGTTGGAGGAAATCGAATGGGACTTCATACCATTCTAGTTGTTCCTGTAGCTAAAACTGATGGGTTCTTTACGAAATTTAATAGAAGAATGGAAAGTGTTTTCCTTGCTTATATGAAGCGTAAAGGGAAGATAAATTGGGAGGAATAG
- a CDS encoding sporulation histidine kinase inhibitor Sda codes for MEKLSDDLLIESFYKAKELKLSSEFIHLIQREIQRRRLDKQVSMLGV; via the coding sequence ATGGAAAAGTTATCAGATGACTTGTTGATTGAATCCTTTTATAAGGCAAAGGAACTTAAACTTAGTAGTGAATTTATTCACCTTATTCAACGTGAAATACAAAGACGCAGACTCGATAAACAAGTTTCTATGCTTGGGGTTTAA
- a CDS encoding Na+/H+ antiporter subunit A — MLHAAVLLPFLAAFFIPLLYRGVKQVHLGWFVLLVPILLFGYFLTFIQGVMQGVHTLKTFEWIPSLGVNITFYIDGLGLFFALLITGIGSLVVLYSIYYLSKAEKLGHFYVYLLLFMGAMLGVVLSDNLFVLYTFWELTSISSFLLIGYWYQREKSTSGALKSMMITVFGGLAMLGGFILMADITGTSSIRGIIENGEMIVNSALFPFILILVLLGAFTKSAQFPFHTWLPDAMEAPTPVSAFLHSATMVKAGIYLVARLSLIFAGTDLFFLIVSGFGLLTLCWGSYMAVTQTDLKAILAYSTISQLGMIMAMLGFGTELAILAAVFHILNHATFKGSLFMVAGIIDHETGTRDIRKLGGLFTFMPITATLAFFGTFSMAGFPLPFLNGFLSKEMFFDSSLHFENASTIVEAVSPFFPYFAVGGSIFTFVYSIMLFFRTFTGKQRETLPKQPHEAPIGMLISPIVLVLLVIIIAFIPDAFGHALLSPMVDAINGSVGETHIKFWHGFGPALYMSLAVLILGTALYLTREKWQHVYKALPGKLSAAKAYDGLINGLINGSRKLTNIYMTGSLRHYMIYIFVFFIALVGITMSVSGGFQINFDDLAPIAVPEVMIAIVMAGAAVATIFMKNRIAAILVLGIVGYGLSLLFVFFRAPDLALTQLIVETVTVALFLLCFYHLPNFDKKKESKGTNAINWVISISVGVLVTMVGIASHSTKLFEPISDYFLKNSYKLGGGDNVVNVILVDFRGLDTMLEILVLGLAALGIYTMIKLRPGKKEGND, encoded by the coding sequence ATGCTTCATGCAGCTGTCTTGCTACCTTTTCTGGCAGCGTTTTTCATCCCGTTGCTTTATCGGGGCGTGAAACAAGTCCATTTGGGATGGTTTGTTCTTTTAGTTCCGATTCTTCTATTCGGGTATTTTCTTACGTTTATACAGGGAGTTATGCAGGGTGTACATACACTAAAAACGTTTGAGTGGATTCCATCACTTGGAGTGAACATTACATTCTATATCGATGGTCTTGGCCTGTTTTTCGCGCTTTTGATCACTGGAATTGGATCGCTAGTCGTTCTATATTCCATCTATTATTTAAGTAAAGCGGAAAAACTTGGCCATTTTTATGTTTATCTCCTATTGTTTATGGGAGCTATGCTCGGAGTTGTGTTATCAGATAATTTATTTGTGCTTTACACATTCTGGGAACTAACAAGCATCTCGTCATTTCTACTTATCGGCTACTGGTATCAAAGAGAAAAATCGACTTCTGGTGCCCTTAAGTCCATGATGATTACTGTATTCGGTGGTCTTGCGATGCTTGGTGGTTTTATATTAATGGCCGACATTACAGGAACTTCAAGCATTCGAGGAATTATTGAGAATGGGGAAATGATTGTTAACTCAGCTCTTTTTCCATTTATCCTTATTCTTGTACTTCTTGGAGCCTTTACAAAATCGGCTCAATTCCCATTTCATACGTGGTTGCCTGATGCAATGGAAGCACCAACTCCAGTTAGTGCCTTTCTTCATTCAGCTACGATGGTTAAAGCAGGTATCTATCTAGTCGCTAGATTAAGTCTTATCTTCGCTGGGACAGACCTTTTCTTTTTAATTGTTAGTGGTTTTGGTTTACTGACATTATGCTGGGGATCCTATATGGCTGTTACACAAACCGACTTGAAAGCGATTCTTGCCTATTCTACGATAAGTCAACTTGGAATGATCATGGCGATGTTAGGCTTTGGTACAGAACTAGCTATTCTTGCTGCTGTATTCCACATTTTAAACCATGCGACATTTAAAGGGAGTCTCTTTATGGTTGCGGGTATTATTGATCATGAAACAGGAACGCGGGATATTAGAAAGCTCGGCGGACTATTTACATTCATGCCGATTACGGCCACATTAGCCTTCTTTGGCACGTTCTCTATGGCCGGATTTCCGCTTCCATTTTTAAACGGCTTCCTAAGTAAAGAAATGTTTTTTGATTCATCACTTCATTTTGAAAATGCTTCTACAATTGTTGAGGCTGTATCACCTTTCTTCCCATATTTTGCTGTTGGTGGAAGTATCTTTACATTCGTCTATTCCATCATGCTATTCTTCCGTACGTTTACCGGGAAACAGAGGGAAACACTACCGAAACAGCCGCACGAAGCACCAATTGGCATGCTTATTTCGCCTATAGTACTTGTTCTGCTTGTCATTATTATTGCGTTTATCCCAGATGCATTTGGCCATGCACTGCTATCGCCAATGGTCGATGCAATTAATGGCTCCGTTGGGGAGACCCATATTAAATTCTGGCATGGCTTCGGACCGGCCCTTTATATGAGCCTCGCCGTTCTCATTCTAGGTACTGCATTGTACCTGACGCGAGAAAAATGGCAGCACGTTTACAAGGCGTTACCAGGTAAATTATCTGCTGCAAAAGCTTACGATGGTCTCATAAACGGACTGATCAATGGCTCGAGAAAACTAACAAATATTTATATGACAGGTTCTCTTCGCCATTACATGATTTATATTTTCGTCTTTTTCATTGCTCTAGTTGGTATTACAATGAGCGTATCTGGCGGTTTTCAAATTAACTTTGATGACCTAGCACCAATCGCTGTACCTGAAGTGATGATTGCGATCGTAATGGCGGGTGCTGCTGTGGCTACGATCTTCATGAAAAATCGCATTGCAGCCATTTTAGTCCTTGGAATTGTTGGATATGGTCTATCTCTTCTCTTCGTCTTTTTCCGAGCGCCGGATCTAGCCCTAACGCAGCTTATTGTTGAAACGGTGACTGTTGCTTTATTTTTACTTTGTTTTTATCACTTACCTAACTTTGATAAAAAGAAAGAATCCAAAGGAACAAATGCTATTAACTGGGTTATTTCGATATCAGTGGGTGTTCTTGTCACAATGGTCGGTATCGCTTCTCATAGCACAAAGCTTTTTGAACCGATTTCCGATTATTTCCTAAAGAACTCTTATAAATTAGGCGGAGGAGACAACGTTGTTAACGTCATTCTTGTTGACTTCCGTGGACTGGATACGATGCTTGAAATCCTTGTGCTTGGACTAGCCGCTCTTGGTATTTATACAATGATCAAACTTCGTCCGGGTAAGAAGGAGGGAAATGATTAA
- a CDS encoding Na(+)/H(+) antiporter subunit C yields MEIIMSVLAGILFTAGVYMILQKQILKIIIGTALLSHGAHLFIITMGKLNRGKPPILSEGVTNYADPLPQALILTSIVISFGVTSFLLVLAYRTYQTNGTDNMEKLRGNDNE; encoded by the coding sequence ATGGAAATCATCATGTCTGTGCTTGCAGGAATACTTTTCACTGCAGGGGTCTATATGATTTTGCAGAAACAAATTCTTAAAATCATTATCGGTACGGCACTTTTGTCTCATGGGGCTCACTTATTTATTATTACGATGGGAAAGTTGAATCGTGGAAAACCACCGATTCTATCAGAGGGAGTAACGAATTACGCTGATCCGCTGCCACAGGCCCTTATTTTAACTTCCATTGTTATTAGCTTTGGTGTGACTTCATTTCTTCTTGTGCTAGCGTATCGAACGTACCAAACGAATGGTACCGATAATATGGAGAAATTGAGGGGTAACGACAATGAGTAA
- a CDS encoding Na+/H+ antiporter subunit D, which produces MSNLAILPILLPLLTGIILVFLNKRLPLVRLITRIMVLVNLAVVSIIAFNVIQKGTIVLKAGDWTVPYGIVLVADPLAMLLVVTANIISVACAFYAFNSLDEQRERYYFYPLFQLLIAGVSGAFLTGDLFNLFVFFEVLLIASYGLIVLGGTKEQFRESFKYIIINLFSSMLFVTTVSFLYAVVGTVNMAQLAERVGEVQQDGVLTTIAILLLIVFATKGALFPLYFWLPKSYTVPPTVISALFGALLTKVGVYSILRVFSLIFVYNLSVTHQVLLIMAGFTLVFGVIGALSTNNVQLIIAYNIIPAVGYMILGIGVFSATALAGTVYYLLHDMIIKAALFFLVGAMVAYAGTSDLRKMGGIIKNQPLLGWLFFIAALALAGLPPFSGFVGKLLILRGAFEEGHYVLAVVGLVTSLLILLSVIRIFINGFWGEAKSDYPSNGTPVKGKILPAAFLLIFTVFLGLGAEFIYPTVQTIADQMIDPANYIDSVMKE; this is translated from the coding sequence ATGAGTAACCTAGCTATACTTCCAATTTTATTACCGCTCTTAACAGGAATTATTCTTGTATTCTTGAATAAGCGGTTGCCGCTTGTAAGATTGATCACCCGCATCATGGTTCTAGTAAACCTTGCAGTTGTTTCAATTATTGCCTTTAACGTGATTCAAAAAGGCACGATCGTATTAAAAGCCGGCGATTGGACAGTGCCTTATGGCATTGTTCTCGTTGCTGATCCTCTTGCCATGCTACTCGTTGTGACGGCAAACATTATTTCAGTTGCATGTGCTTTCTATGCGTTTAATTCACTAGATGAACAGCGTGAGCGTTATTACTTTTATCCGCTCTTCCAACTTTTAATCGCAGGCGTTAGCGGAGCCTTTTTAACAGGAGACTTGTTTAACTTATTCGTATTTTTTGAAGTTCTCTTAATTGCTTCATACGGGTTGATTGTTCTTGGAGGCACGAAAGAACAATTCAGAGAGTCTTTTAAATACATTATTATCAACTTGTTCTCTTCAATGCTCTTTGTTACAACCGTGTCCTTTCTCTATGCAGTAGTTGGAACGGTAAACATGGCACAATTAGCAGAACGTGTAGGAGAAGTCCAACAAGATGGCGTGTTAACAACCATTGCTATACTGCTCCTCATTGTATTTGCAACAAAGGGAGCACTATTTCCGCTATATTTCTGGCTACCTAAGTCTTACACTGTTCCACCGACCGTTATTTCAGCACTATTTGGTGCGCTCCTTACGAAAGTTGGAGTCTACTCGATTCTTAGGGTTTTCTCATTGATTTTTGTCTATAACCTTTCTGTAACGCACCAAGTTTTACTTATCATGGCTGGGTTTACTCTTGTATTTGGCGTGATAGGAGCTTTGTCAACGAATAATGTACAGCTTATTATCGCCTACAATATTATCCCGGCAGTTGGCTATATGATTCTGGGCATAGGCGTCTTCTCAGCTACTGCACTTGCAGGAACTGTTTATTATCTCCTACATGATATGATTATTAAAGCGGCGCTCTTCTTCCTTGTAGGTGCTATGGTTGCTTATGCTGGCACTTCAGATTTAAGGAAGATGGGTGGCATTATTAAAAACCAACCACTACTTGGATGGCTCTTTTTCATTGCTGCACTCGCACTTGCAGGATTACCGCCGTTCAGTGGATTTGTGGGTAAACTTCTGATTTTAAGAGGGGCATTTGAGGAAGGTCATTATGTTCTGGCTGTGGTTGGTTTAGTGACAAGCCTTTTAATTCTTCTTTCTGTTATTCGCATCTTCATCAACGGGTTCTGGGGCGAGGCAAAATCGGATTATCCTTCAAATGGTACACCTGTTAAAGGTAAAATCCTGCCAGCTGCTTTTCTATTGATATTCACCGTATTTCTCGGTTTAGGGGCAGAGTTTATTTACCCTACCGTCCAAACCATTGCAGATCAAATGATTGATCCAGCAAACTATATTGATTCCGTCATGAAGGAGTAG
- a CDS encoding Na+/H+ antiporter subunit E: MPIQIIINLIIAVLWMFLFESYSFSTFFIGYLFGIGLLLLMERFIPDRFYFYRLWAIIKLLFLFIKELLMANVQVVKLVYSPKLKMEPGIIEVPIDVRTNWEITMLANLITLTPGTLTVSVAPDNMHIYIHAMDAPDAEEVIKEIKGTFEKAIMEVTR, encoded by the coding sequence ATGCCAATTCAAATTATCATTAATCTCATAATTGCCGTTCTCTGGATGTTTCTTTTTGAAAGCTACTCTTTTAGTACATTTTTTATCGGTTATTTATTTGGGATTGGGCTGCTCCTCTTAATGGAGCGTTTTATTCCAGATCGATTTTATTTCTATCGGCTCTGGGCAATTATTAAATTGTTGTTCTTGTTTATTAAAGAATTGTTAATGGCCAATGTACAAGTCGTTAAACTCGTCTACAGTCCTAAGCTTAAAATGGAACCTGGTATTATTGAAGTTCCAATTGACGTTCGAACAAACTGGGAAATTACAATGCTCGCGAATCTAATCACGTTAACTCCCGGTACGCTAACGGTTTCAGTTGCACCTGACAATATGCACATCTACATTCATGCGATGGATGCTCCTGATGCTGAAGAAGTTATTAAAGAAATTAAAGGAACATTTGAGAAAGCGATTATGGAGGTGACAAGATGA
- a CDS encoding Na(+)/H(+) antiporter subunit F1 gives MTSLLSTVSTICIVIIAISTLFLLYRAIKGPSNPDRAVALDTIGINLMAIAGILAIKLETEYFNDIILLIGILAFIGTVAIAKFLEKGVIIERSRD, from the coding sequence ATGACTTCCCTTTTATCTACCGTATCAACAATCTGTATCGTCATCATTGCGATCTCCACTTTGTTTTTACTTTATCGAGCCATAAAAGGACCTTCGAATCCTGACCGGGCAGTTGCACTAGATACAATCGGCATTAATTTAATGGCAATAGCTGGTATTCTAGCAATTAAACTAGAAACTGAATATTTCAATGATATTATTCTTCTCATTGGAATCCTTGCTTTTATAGGGACAGTAGCTATCGCTAAATTTTTGGAAAAGGGTGTTATCATTGAAAGAAGTCGTGATTAG
- the mnhG gene encoding monovalent cation/H(+) antiporter subunit G, with the protein MLSLKEVVISIFMLIGTFFLFSGALGIFRLPDVYTRLHAASKSATLGVAGILIAAFLYFIFEEQMVSGKLILGIIFILMTAPVSGHMISRAAYQKGVPLWDKTTRDDLHKAQQKKASTNKG; encoded by the coding sequence GTGTTATCATTGAAAGAAGTCGTGATTAGCATTTTTATGCTTATCGGTACGTTTTTCCTTTTTTCTGGGGCGCTAGGGATTTTTCGACTTCCTGACGTATACACTCGTCTACACGCCGCTTCAAAAAGTGCTACGCTAGGAGTAGCTGGAATTCTTATCGCCGCTTTCCTTTATTTCATCTTCGAAGAACAAATGGTGAGCGGTAAGCTCATTCTCGGGATTATCTTCATTCTCATGACAGCACCAGTTTCTGGGCATATGATTTCTAGAGCAGCCTATCAAAAAGGAGTCCCATTATGGGATAAAACGACGAGAGATGATCTTCATAAAGCGCAACAAAAAAAAGCAAGCACGAACAAGGGTTAA
- the yfkAB gene encoding radical SAM/CxCxxxxC motif protein YfkAB: protein MTTSMKTITPTYDPWEAYMDVEEYGSMILSNIELTTTTLCNMRCEHCAVGYTLQPKDPDPLPLDLLTGRLDEVEKLRALSITGGEPMLSMKSVKQYVAPLLKYAHDRGARTQINSNLTLDRKRYDLILPYLDVLHISHNYGSIEDFTDIGFAVMDRKPSIVQREAYFHRMVENAKDLTSKGVIVSAETMINRRTIPNIVSIHKQIAEMGCQRHEIHPMYPSDFASDLDIASLDEIREGIHRLLDNRDPDVWLLFGTLPFYPCSSNPEDLKLLERLYAEPNVTVRNDPDGRSRLNLNIFDGDIIVTDFGDTPPLGNIKDTNLNDAYQKWQDSKVAKSISCHCPAVKCLGPNLLVKDAYYKNIDFLQKETNLSL, encoded by the coding sequence ATGACAACATCAATGAAAACAATAACACCCACCTATGACCCATGGGAAGCTTATATGGATGTTGAAGAATACGGAAGTATGATACTTTCTAATATTGAACTAACCACAACGACACTATGCAATATGCGGTGTGAGCACTGTGCGGTTGGTTATACTCTTCAACCAAAAGATCCTGATCCGCTTCCATTGGACCTTTTGACTGGTAGACTAGACGAAGTAGAAAAACTTCGTGCACTAAGCATTACTGGTGGCGAGCCTATGCTATCAATGAAATCAGTGAAACAATATGTAGCGCCACTACTTAAATATGCGCATGACCGAGGAGCACGCACACAAATAAACTCCAACCTAACGCTAGATCGAAAGCGATACGATCTTATTCTACCTTATTTGGACGTTTTACATATTTCTCATAACTATGGAAGTATTGAAGATTTTACTGACATTGGTTTTGCAGTAATGGATCGTAAACCTTCGATAGTCCAACGAGAGGCCTATTTTCATCGCATGGTTGAAAACGCAAAAGATTTAACTTCTAAAGGAGTAATCGTTTCAGCCGAGACTATGATCAATCGCAGAACAATTCCGAATATCGTTAGCATTCATAAACAAATTGCAGAGATGGGTTGTCAGAGACATGAGATTCATCCAATGTACCCTTCAGATTTTGCTTCTGATTTAGACATTGCTTCATTGGATGAAATTCGAGAAGGGATACACCGTTTATTAGATAACCGAGATCCCGACGTCTGGCTGCTATTTGGAACACTGCCATTCTACCCGTGTAGTTCAAATCCAGAAGATCTCAAACTTTTAGAAAGATTATATGCAGAGCCAAACGTAACGGTTAGAAATGATCCAGATGGTCGCTCAAGGTTAAACTTAAACATATTTGACGGAGACATCATCGTAACTGATTTTGGTGACACTCCTCCACTTGGGAATATTAAAGACACAAATTTAAATGACGCCTATCAAAAATGGCAAGATAGTAAAGTCGCTAAAAGCATAAGCTGCCACTGTCCAGCTGTTAAATGTCTAGGCCCTAACCTTCTCGTTAAAGATGCTTATTACAAAAATATCGACTTTTTACAAAAAGAGACAAATCTCTCTCTTTAA
- a CDS encoding GDSL-type esterase/lipase family protein, protein MRKKIWILVLVAGSLAIILALAENQTDFLRTNANEMPENDSESKKKNITYYTKYYQTKKSIYDSYTHKDSETIFLGDSLTDYYEWGEALSDHEVLNRGIAGDTTTGVLNRIDEVVKAKPDRVYLLIGINDMIAGQPINKIETNYKQILDILKTRSPNTKVYIQSLFPVNTALTGHPLNNATIRDLNKRLEDLSNLYDYQYIDIYPELVEFGQLNKDFTFDGLHLNGEGYRIWTRKILSTYNTNEEAQK, encoded by the coding sequence GTGAGGAAAAAAATATGGATTCTGGTGTTAGTTGCCGGTTCTCTAGCTATAATACTAGCGCTTGCTGAAAATCAAACGGATTTTCTTAGAACCAATGCAAACGAAATGCCCGAGAACGATTCAGAGTCCAAGAAGAAAAACATTACGTACTATACTAAATATTATCAAACGAAAAAGAGTATATACGACTCTTACACTCACAAAGACAGTGAGACAATTTTCCTTGGTGATAGCTTGACTGATTATTATGAATGGGGAGAAGCTCTCAGTGATCACGAGGTATTAAATCGAGGCATTGCCGGTGATACAACGACTGGAGTACTTAACCGAATCGATGAGGTGGTAAAAGCGAAACCTGATCGGGTGTATTTATTAATTGGGATTAACGATATGATTGCAGGTCAACCTATTAATAAAATTGAGACAAACTATAAGCAGATTCTTGATATTCTGAAGACGCGATCTCCTAACACAAAGGTGTACATTCAAAGTTTGTTCCCCGTCAACACGGCATTAACTGGTCATCCTCTTAATAACGCAACAATTCGCGATTTAAACAAGCGTTTAGAAGACCTCTCAAATCTGTATGATTATCAATATATCGATATTTATCCAGAGCTAGTCGAATTTGGTCAGTTAAATAAAGATTTTACTTTCGATGGTCTTCATCTAAATGGAGAAGGTTATCGCATTTGGACTAGAAAAATTCTTTCTACGTACAATACAAATGAAGAGGCTCAAAAGTAA